In the genome of Tripterygium wilfordii isolate XIE 37 chromosome 19, ASM1340144v1, whole genome shotgun sequence, one region contains:
- the LOC119985367 gene encoding malate synthase, glyoxysomal: MVGMETYGYPEQGVKKVGVYDVPEGVDIRGRYDEEFAKILTKDALQFVADLQRQFRNEIKYAIECRREAKRKYNEGAIPGFDPMTRNVRETEWSCAPVPLAVADRRVEITGPTERKMVINALNSGAKVFMADFEDALSPTWENLVRGQVNLKDAVNGTISFHDKARNRVYKLSDQIAKLFVRPRGWHLSEKHILIDGEPATGCLVDFGLYFFHNYAAFRRTQGAGFGPFFYLPKMEHSREAKIWNSVFERAERMAGIERGSIRGTVLIETLPAVFQMDEILYELRDHSVGLNCGRWDYIFSYVKTFQAHPDRLLPDRVLVGMTQHFMRSYSDLLIRTCHRRGVHAMGGMAAQIPIRDNPDANEAAMELVRKDKLREVKAGHDGTWAAHPGLIPACMEVFTNHMGNAPNQIQTMKREDAASLTEEDLLQRPRGVRTLEGLRLNTRVGIQYLAAWLTGTGSVPLYNLMEDAATAEISRVQNWQWLKYGVELNGDGLGVKVSLELFGRVVEEEMARIEMEVGKEKFKKGMYKEAGKMFIRQCTAPTLDDFLTLNAYDNIVVHYPKGASKI, from the exons CTTACTAAGGATGCTTTGCAATTTGTTGCAGACTTGCAGAGACAATTCAGAAACGAAATTAAGTATGCAATTGAGTGTCGCAGGGAAGCGAAGAGGAAGTACAATGAGGGGGCGATTCCAGGGTTTGATCCAATGACGAGGAACGTAAGGGAGACGGAGTGGAGCTGTGCGCCTGTTCCTCTGGCTGTTGCTGATCGGAGGGTGGAGATTACTGGTCCGACGGAGAGGAAGATGGTCATCAATGCTCTTAATTCCGGAGCTAAGGTTTTCATG GCTGATTTTGAAGATGCACTGTCACCAACCTGGGAGAACTTGGTGAGAGGGCAAGTTAACTTGAAGGATGCTGTGAATGGAACTATAAGCTTCCATGATAAGGCAAGGAACAGAGTTTACAAGTTAAGTGATCAGATTGCTAAGCTCTTTGTTCGCCCGAGAGGATGGCACCTATCAGAGAAGCACATTCTCATCGACGGTGAGCCGGCAACCGGTTGTCTAGTGGACTTTGGCCTTTACTTTTTCCATAACTATGCGGCATTTCGTCGAACACAAGGTGCAGGATTTGGACCCTTCTTTTATCTCCCCAAAATGGAGCACTCCAG GGAAGCTAAGATATGGAACAGTGTATTTGAGAGGGCAGAGAGGATGGCAGGAATTGAAAGAGGAAGCATCAGAGGAACTGTGCTGATTGAAACACTACCTGCTGTGTTTCAAATGGATGAAATCCTCTATGAATTGAGGGATCATTCTGTTGGTTTGAACTGTGGAAGATGGGATTACATTTTCAGCTATGTCAAGACATTCCAAGCTCACCCTGATAGGCTATTGCCAGACAGAGTTCTAGTTGGGATGACCCAGCATTTCATGAGGAGTTATTCTGATCTCCTCATCAGGACCTGCCATAGGCGTGGTGTGCATGCCATGGGTGGTATG GCAGCTCAGATTCCAATTCGCGATAATCCAGATGCGAATGAGGCAGCGATGGAGCTAGTTAGGAAGGACAAGCTGAGAGAGGTGAAGGCAGGGCATGATGGGACTTGGGCAGCGCACCCAGGACTAATTCCAGCATGTATGGAAGTCTTCACAAACCATATGGGTAATGCCCCAAACCAAATCCAAACCATGAAGCGAGAAGATGCTGCAAGCCTAACTGAAGAAGACCTCTTGCAGAGGCCGAGGGGGGTACGTACTCTGGAAGGTCTTCGCCTGAACACCCGGGTTGGAATCCAGTACTTGGCAGCTTGGCTAACTGGAACAGGCTCAGTGCCTCTATACAACCTCATGGAGGATGCTGCCACAGCTGAAATTAGCAGGGTTCAGAACTGGCAGTGGCTGAAGTATGGAGTGGAATTGAATGGAGATGGACTTGGAGTGAAAGTGAGCTTGGAACTGTTTGGGAGAGTTGTGGAAGAAGAGATGGCTAGGATTGAAATGGAGGTTGGGAAAGAGAAGTTTAAGAAGGGAATGTATAAGGAGGCTGGTAAGATGTTCATTAGGCAATGCACTGCACCAACTCTGGATGATTTTCTGACTCTGAATGCTTATGATAACATCGTTGTTCACTATCCCAAGGGTGCATCTAAGATCTAA
- the LOC119984988 gene encoding glyceraldehyde-3-phosphate dehydrogenase GAPC2, cytosolic isoform X1 has product MTGKIKIGINGFGRIGRLVARVALQRDDVELVAVNDPFITTEYMTYMFKYDSVHGKWKHHEIKVKDSNTLLFGEKPVTVHGIRNPDEIPWAESGAEFIVESTGVFTDKDKAAAHLKGGAKKVVISAPSKDAPMFVVGVNEEEYKPELNIVSNASCTTNCLAPLAKVINDRFGIVEGLMTTVHSITATQKTVDGPSSKDWRGGRAASFNIIPSSTGAAKAVGKVLPDLNGKLTGMAFRVPTIDVSVVDLTVRLEKAASYEQIKSAIKEESEGKMKGILGYTEEDLVSSDFIGDSRSSIFDAKAGIALNDKFVKLVAWYDNEWGYSTRVVDLIVHMAKTH; this is encoded by the exons ATGACAGGGAAGATCAAGATCGGAATAAACG GGTTTGGAAGGATCGGAAGGTTGGTGGCGAGAGTTGCTCTCCAGAGAGACGATGTTGAGCTTGTCGCTGTTAACGATCCCTTTATCACTACCGAATACATG ACTTACATGTTCAAGTACGATAGTGTTCACGGTAAATGGAAGCACCATGAGATCAAGGTGAAGGATTCTAATACGCTTCTTTTTGGTGAGAAGCCCGTGACAGTTCATGGAATTAG GAACCCAGACGAGATCCCATGGGCTGAGTCGGGAGCAGAGTTCATTGTGGAGTCAACTGGAGTGTTCACGGACAAGGACAAAGCTGCTGCCCATTTGAAG GGTGGTGCTAAGAAAGTCGTCATATCGGCACCGAGCAAGGATGCTCCAATGTTTGTTGTGGGTGTCAATGAGGAGGAGTACAAGCCAGAACTTAACATTGTATCCAATGCAAGCTGCACTACCAACTGCCTAGCACCCTTGGCAAAG GTTATTAATGATAGATTTGGTATTGTGGAGGGTCTTATGACAACTGTTCATTCCATCACTG CCACCCAAAAAACTGTTGATGGGCCATCTTCAAAGGATTGGAGAGGTGGAAGAGCTGCTTCATTTAACATTATCCCTAGCAGTACTGGAGCTGCCAAG GCTGTAGGGAAGGTTCTTCCTGATTTGAATGGAAAGTTAACAGGAATGGCTTTTCGTGTTCCCACTATTGATGTCTCGGTGGTTGACCTCACAGTGAGGCTGGAGAAGGCGGCAAGTTATGAGCAAATTAAATCCGCTATCAA GGAGGAGTCCGAGGGGAAGATGAAGGGGATATTGGGATATACAGAGGAGGATTTGGTTTCCTCAGACTTTATCGGTGACAGCAG GTCAAGTATATTTGATGCCAAGGCTGGAATTGCTTTGAATGATAAGTTTGTGAAGCTGGTTGCATGGTACGACAATGAGTGGGGTTACAG CACGCGTGTGGTTGACTTGATTGTCCATATGGCAAAGACTCATTAA
- the LOC119984987 gene encoding transcription factor GTE10-like → MAPSIPIEFTGQKESKNYLLPEMGKSRKYSKGHSSGFVPDNRHAVETMAESEGLGSSGHIDTEMTASEDSFALKRKCISLNSDGHENFGVPLQVLSLSKMSRFERKDLQLSLKMELEKIRVLQSRVVSYNSNTAVLSASSDIRSCSDGQKRPSLENAHRPSEILVPHGKNCAPPSRNGAHVKKSTSGRFESVKPAVGVNNSNAVLMKQCESLLNRLMSHQFGWVFNTPVDVVTLNIPDYFNIIKHPMDLGTIKSKISAGEYSSPLGFADDVRLTFSNAMTYNPSGNDVHIMADTLRKQFEMRWKAIEKKLPSATDVPSVPSRAYVHMENETMKGILPSKKKKDRPTDNEVRAEPVGRIMTDEAKHNLSIELEALLSELPESIIVFLKEHSFNECQNDEDEIEIDLDALNDDTLFTLRKLLNDHLLEKRKSEAKAEPCQVELVHESGMGNTLRQPFKEEDVDIVGGDDAPMSNYPSVEIEKDGPSRNIKRSSPSSSNSESDSSSSDSDSGSSPDSKSDIAKNTIPVIASNEKENMTTTADLEQSRSNAVDAEDGSSKPVNGLGEVDVHSQEKPVTAVPYSLQEGDSPPSERRVSPEKLYRAALLRNRFADVILKAREKALEKGDKQDPEKLQIEREELERRQKEEKARLQAEARAAEEAQRKAEVEAAAEAKRKREMEREAARQALQKMEKTVDINENSQFMEDLEMLRASHGEDLTSFIDEMSPELSQNEFGSFKLQGSNPLEQLGLYMKDEEEEEEVVEPPPSLPRSVNDVEDGEID, encoded by the exons ATGGCACCTTCAATTCCCATAGAGTTTACTGGTCAAAAGGAATCAAAGAACTATTTGCTTCCAGAGATGGGTAAATCACGCAAGTATTCTAAGGGACATTCCTCTGGTTTTGTTCCTGATAACAGGCATGCTGTTGAGACAATGGCTGAATCAGAGGGACTGGGGAGCTCCGGACATATTGACACTGAGATGACTGCATCCGAGGATTCTTTTGCTCTCAAAAGGAAATGCATTAGTTTGAATTCAGATGGGCATGAGAATTTCGGTGTCCCCTTGCAAGTTTTGTCATTATCAAAGATGTCACGATTTGAGAGAAAGGATTTGCAATTGAGCTTGAAAATGGAACTTGAAAAAATACGAGTCCTGCAGAGTAGAGTTGTTTCTTATAATTCAAATACTGCTGTACTCTCGGCCTCAAGTGATATTCGGAGTTGCAGTGATGGACAAAAGAGGCCTTCGTTAGAAAATGCTCATAGGCCAAGTGAGATATTGGTCccacatggaaaaaattgtGCACCCCCTAGTCGTAATGGGGCTCATGTAAAGAAGAGTACCTCTGGACGTTTTGAGTCAGTTAAGCCTGCTGTAGGAGTGAATAATTCAAATGCAGTGTTGATGAAGCAATGTGAGAGCTTACTTAATCGTTTGATGTCACATCAATTTGGTTGGGTTTTCAATACCCCAGTTGATGTGGTCACATTAAACATTCCAGATTATTTCAATATCATTAAGCATCCGATGGACTTGGGCACAATCAAGAGCAAGATCAGTGCAGGTGAATATTCAAGTCCTTTGGGTTTTGCTGACGATGTGCGGCTTACTTTCTCTAATGCCATGACGTACAATCCTTCTGGAAACGATGTCCACATTATGGCTGACACACTCCGTaaacaatttgaaatgagaTGGAAAGCTATAGAGAAGAAACTTCCATCAGCTACTGATGTGCCCTCAGTTCCTTCGCGGGCATATGTTCATATGGAAAATGAAACCATGAAAGGAATTCTaccctcaaaaaagaagaaagacagACCAACTGACAATGAGGTCAGGGCTGAGCCTGTTGGTCGGATTATGACTGATGAGGCGAAGCACAATCTGAGCATAGAGTTGGAGGCTCTGTTGTCAGAACTACCTGAAAGCATCATTGTCTTTCTAAAGGAGCATAGTTTTAATGAATGCCAGAATGATGAGGACGAAATCGAGATTGATCTTGATGCTCTCAATGATGATACATTGTTTACATTACGGAAGCTTTTAAATGACCATTTGTTGGAGAAGCGGAAATCAGAGGCAAAAGCCGAACCATGTCAAGTGGAG CTTGTCCATGAGTCTGGAATGGGCAATACATTGAGGCAACCATTCAAAG AGGAAGATGTAGATATTGTTGGTGGGGATGACGCTCCCATGTCAAACTATCCTTCcgtagagatagagaaagatggaCCCAGTAGGAACATTAAACGCAGTAGCCCAAGTAGCTCCAATAGTGAATCAGATTCTTCATCTAGTG ATTCGGATTCTGGCAGTTCACCAGATAGCAAATCGGATATAGCCAAGAATACGATTCCTGTTATTGCGAGTAAT GAAAAGGAGAACATGACAACTACAGCAGATCTGGAGCAAAGCAGAAGTAATGCTGTTGACGCAGAAGATGGAAGTAGTA AACCTGTGAATGGATTGGGTGAAGTTGATGTGCATTCCCAAGAGAAACCAGTTACTGCTGTGCCATATAGCCTCCAAGAGG GGGATAGTCCTCCATCTGAGAGACGAGTCTCCCCCGAAAAGCTCTATCGTGCAGCATTATTGAGGAACCGTTTTGCTGACGTAATACTTAAGGCACGAGAAAAGGCACTTGAAAAG GGGGATAAGCAGGATCCTGAGAAATTGCAGATTGAGAGAGAAGAACTTGAGCGGCGGCAAAAAGAAG AAAAAGCTAGACTTCAAGCTGAGGCCCGGGCAGCTGAAGAGGCTCAAAGGAAAGCTGAAGTGGAAGCTGCAGCTGAAGCCAAAAGGAAGAGGGAAATGGAGAGAGAAGCGGCACGCCAGGCTCTGCAGAAG ATGGAAAAGACCGTGGATATCAATGAAAACAGTCAGTTCATGGAAGATCTAGAAATGCTCAGGGCTTCACATGGAGAGGATTTAACAAGTTTCATTGATGAGATGAGCCCGGAGCTTTCTCAAAACGAGTTTGGCAGTTTCAAACTTCAAGGCAGTAACCCCTTGGAGCAACTTGGATTATACATGAAggatgaagaggaagaggaggaagtgGTTGAACCACCCCCAAGCCTTCCTCGTTCTGTGAATGATGTAGAGGATGGAGAAATTGATTGA
- the LOC119984988 gene encoding glyceraldehyde-3-phosphate dehydrogenase GAPC2, cytosolic isoform X2, translating to MGKIKIGINGFGRIGRLVARVALQRDDVELVAVNDPFITTEYMTYMFKYDSVHGKWKHHEIKVKDSNTLLFGEKPVTVHGIRNPDEIPWAESGAEFIVESTGVFTDKDKAAAHLKGGAKKVVISAPSKDAPMFVVGVNEEEYKPELNIVSNASCTTNCLAPLAKVINDRFGIVEGLMTTVHSITATQKTVDGPSSKDWRGGRAASFNIIPSSTGAAKAVGKVLPDLNGKLTGMAFRVPTIDVSVVDLTVRLEKAASYEQIKSAIKEESEGKMKGILGYTEEDLVSSDFIGDSRSSIFDAKAGIALNDKFVKLVAWYDNEWGYSTRVVDLIVHMAKTH from the exons ATGG GGAAGATCAAGATCGGAATAAACG GGTTTGGAAGGATCGGAAGGTTGGTGGCGAGAGTTGCTCTCCAGAGAGACGATGTTGAGCTTGTCGCTGTTAACGATCCCTTTATCACTACCGAATACATG ACTTACATGTTCAAGTACGATAGTGTTCACGGTAAATGGAAGCACCATGAGATCAAGGTGAAGGATTCTAATACGCTTCTTTTTGGTGAGAAGCCCGTGACAGTTCATGGAATTAG GAACCCAGACGAGATCCCATGGGCTGAGTCGGGAGCAGAGTTCATTGTGGAGTCAACTGGAGTGTTCACGGACAAGGACAAAGCTGCTGCCCATTTGAAG GGTGGTGCTAAGAAAGTCGTCATATCGGCACCGAGCAAGGATGCTCCAATGTTTGTTGTGGGTGTCAATGAGGAGGAGTACAAGCCAGAACTTAACATTGTATCCAATGCAAGCTGCACTACCAACTGCCTAGCACCCTTGGCAAAG GTTATTAATGATAGATTTGGTATTGTGGAGGGTCTTATGACAACTGTTCATTCCATCACTG CCACCCAAAAAACTGTTGATGGGCCATCTTCAAAGGATTGGAGAGGTGGAAGAGCTGCTTCATTTAACATTATCCCTAGCAGTACTGGAGCTGCCAAG GCTGTAGGGAAGGTTCTTCCTGATTTGAATGGAAAGTTAACAGGAATGGCTTTTCGTGTTCCCACTATTGATGTCTCGGTGGTTGACCTCACAGTGAGGCTGGAGAAGGCGGCAAGTTATGAGCAAATTAAATCCGCTATCAA GGAGGAGTCCGAGGGGAAGATGAAGGGGATATTGGGATATACAGAGGAGGATTTGGTTTCCTCAGACTTTATCGGTGACAGCAG GTCAAGTATATTTGATGCCAAGGCTGGAATTGCTTTGAATGATAAGTTTGTGAAGCTGGTTGCATGGTACGACAATGAGTGGGGTTACAG CACGCGTGTGGTTGACTTGATTGTCCATATGGCAAAGACTCATTAA